In a single window of the Phaeobacter sp. G2 genome:
- a CDS encoding acetyl-CoA carboxylase carboxyltransferase subunit alpha translates to MTQYLEFEKPLAEIEGKAEELRALARANEEMDIADEAAALDAKAEQLLKDLYKELTPWRKCQVARHPERPHCRDYIDALFTEYTPLAGDRNFADDLAVMGGLARFNDQPVMVIGHEKGSNTKARILHNFGMARPEGYRKAVRLMEMAGRFGLPVVTLVDTTGAYPGKGAEERGQSEAIARSTEMSLKIGVPVISVIIGEGGSGGAVAFATANRVAMLEHAVYSVISPEGCASILWKDAEKMREAAEALRLTAQNLRELAVIDRIIPEPLGGAHRDAKAAMASVATAIQDMLDELKDKDGAELIKDRRQKFLDIGSKGLAA, encoded by the coding sequence CGCCCTGGCACGGGCCAACGAAGAGATGGACATCGCCGACGAGGCCGCGGCGCTGGACGCCAAGGCCGAGCAGCTGCTGAAAGATCTCTACAAGGAGCTCACCCCCTGGCGCAAATGTCAGGTGGCACGGCACCCGGAGCGGCCCCATTGCCGCGACTACATCGACGCGCTGTTCACCGAATACACCCCGCTGGCAGGGGATCGCAATTTTGCCGATGACCTCGCAGTGATGGGCGGGCTGGCACGGTTCAACGACCAGCCGGTGATGGTGATCGGCCATGAAAAGGGCTCCAACACCAAGGCCCGCATCCTGCATAACTTTGGCATGGCCCGCCCCGAAGGCTATCGCAAAGCCGTGCGCCTGATGGAAATGGCCGGGCGGTTTGGCCTGCCGGTGGTAACACTGGTCGACACCACGGGCGCCTATCCCGGCAAAGGCGCCGAGGAACGCGGCCAATCCGAAGCCATTGCCCGTTCTACCGAGATGAGCCTGAAGATCGGCGTGCCGGTCATTTCCGTCATCATCGGTGAAGGCGGTTCTGGTGGCGCGGTTGCCTTTGCCACCGCCAACCGCGTGGCGATGCTGGAACATGCGGTCTATTCGGTGATTTCCCCCGAAGGCTGTGCCTCGATCCTGTGGAAAGACGCCGAAAAAATGCGCGAGGCCGCCGAGGCCCTGCGTCTGACGGCGCAAAACCTGCGCGAGCTGGCGGTGATCGACCGGATTATCCCCGAACCGCTTGGCGGCGCCCATCGCGACGCCAAGGCGGCCATGGCATCCGTGGCCACCGCCATTCAGGATATGCTGGATGAGCTGAAAGACAAAGACGGCGCCGAGCTGATCAAGGACCGCCGTCAAAAGTTCCTCGACATCGGCTCCAAGGGCCTCGCCGCCTAA
- a CDS encoding GntR family transcriptional regulator, whose translation MSISAKPTASSTSDTTASAHDRVYRALRARIMYGDIAPGEALTLRGIGREYGVSMTPARESLRRLVAEGALSLSSSGRVTTPELSNERIEELAALRALLEVELSSRALPRAHMALIDRLHSINVTIAEMVSKRDAVGYIRSNLEFHRTLYLRAQAPAMLAMAETVWLQLGPTMRALYGRLRRTDPPQNHRLIIAALKAGDEPGLRLAVRSDVTQGLRLLVV comes from the coding sequence ATGTCCATTTCTGCCAAACCCACCGCTTCATCTACCTCAGATACCACGGCTTCGGCGCATGACCGGGTTTACCGGGCGTTGCGGGCGCGGATCATGTATGGCGATATCGCCCCCGGCGAGGCCCTGACCCTGCGCGGCATTGGTCGCGAATACGGGGTGTCGATGACGCCTGCGCGCGAATCCCTGCGCCGCCTGGTGGCCGAGGGCGCCTTGTCGCTGTCTTCCTCCGGGCGGGTCACAACGCCCGAGCTGAGCAACGAACGGATAGAGGAGCTGGCCGCCCTGCGGGCGTTGTTGGAGGTAGAGCTGTCCAGCCGCGCCCTGCCACGGGCGCATATGGCGCTGATTGACCGGCTGCACAGCATCAATGTCACCATCGCCGAGATGGTCTCCAAACGCGATGCGGTTGGCTATATCCGCAGCAACCTGGAATTTCACCGCACACTCTATCTGCGGGCACAGGCCCCGGCGATGCTGGCCATGGCTGAAACCGTCTGGCTGCAGCTGGGGCCGACGATGCGGGCGCTTTATGGGCGTCTACGGCGTACCGACCCGCCGCAAAACCACCGTCTGATCATCGCCGCGCTCAAGGCGGGGGATGAACCGGGCCTGCGTCTGGCGGTGCGGTCTGACGTGACACAGGGTTTGCGGTTGCTGGTGGTTTAA
- a CDS encoding M48 family metallopeptidase, whose translation MSAYHLPGNPPVPLVLRRSARAKRISLRISALDSRVTLTLPSRVPAREALDFAAEKEDWIRAHLARHPEVVEVGFGTLLPVEGQQRQVVAGGKRGVRLEPEAVVVGGDNPARSIERYLKELARDRLAAASDHYAAQVGRSYGKLSLRDTRSRWGSCSSAGTLMYSWRLILAPSEVLSYVAAHEVAHLVEMNHSADFWAVVAQLYGDSAAPRQWLRSEGAGLHRYRFG comes from the coding sequence ATGAGCGCATATCACCTGCCAGGAAACCCGCCGGTTCCTCTTGTCCTGCGCCGCTCAGCGCGGGCCAAGCGCATCAGTCTGCGGATTTCTGCCCTGGATAGCAGGGTGACCCTGACACTGCCCAGCCGTGTGCCAGCCCGCGAGGCTCTGGACTTTGCCGCCGAAAAAGAAGACTGGATCCGCGCCCACCTGGCGCGCCACCCAGAGGTGGTTGAGGTGGGCTTTGGGACCCTGCTTCCCGTTGAGGGGCAGCAGCGGCAGGTTGTGGCCGGTGGCAAACGCGGTGTGCGGCTGGAGCCGGAGGCGGTTGTGGTCGGCGGCGATAACCCGGCCAGGTCGATTGAACGCTACCTCAAGGAACTGGCACGGGACCGGTTGGCGGCGGCGTCGGACCACTATGCCGCCCAGGTGGGGCGGTCCTACGGTAAGCTGAGCCTGCGGGACACCCGTTCGCGCTGGGGGTCTTGCTCTTCTGCCGGGACATTGATGTATTCCTGGCGCCTGATCCTGGCCCCGTCCGAGGTGCTGTCCTACGTGGCGGCGCATGAGGTGGCGCATCTGGTCGAGATGAACCACTCTGCGGATTTCTGGGCTGTGGTGGCGCAGCTCTATGGTGATAGCGCCGCGCCGCGCCAGTGGCTGCGGAGCGAGGGGGCTGGATTGCACCGCTATCGGTTTGGCTAG
- the rplV gene encoding 50S ribosomal protein L22, producing MGKVQNPRRVADNEAMAKTRMLRTSPQKLNLVAQMIRGKKVDKALIDLTFSNKRVAQDVKKCLQSAIANAENNHNLDVDELIVAEAWVGKNMTLKRGRPRARGRFGKILKPFAEITIKVRQVEEQA from the coding sequence ATGGGTAAGGTACAAAATCCCCGCCGCGTGGCAGACAACGAAGCAATGGCGAAAACTCGCATGCTGCGTACCTCCCCGCAAAAGCTGAACTTGGTTGCGCAAATGATCCGCGGCAAGAAAGTCGACAAGGCTCTGATCGACCTGACTTTCTCGAACAAGCGCGTGGCGCAGGACGTGAAGAAATGCCTTCAGTCCGCGATTGCCAATGCTGAAAACAACCACAACCTGGACGTTGACGAGCTGATCGTTGCCGAGGCCTGGGTTGGTAAGAACATGACCCTCAAGCGTGGTCGTCCACGGGCGCGTGGTCGTTTCGGCAAGATCTTGAAACCGTTCGCTGAGATCACCATCAAGGTGCGTCAAGTTGAGGAGCAAGCCTAA
- the rpsC gene encoding 30S ribosomal protein S3 — MGHKVNPVGMRLQINRTWDSRWYADTKDFGDLLLEDIKLRDFIKDECKQAGIARVIIERPHKKCRVTIHTARPGVIIGKKGADIEVLRKKLASMTDSELHLNIVEVRKPELDAQLVGESIAQQLERRVSFRRAMKRAVQSAMRMGALGIRVNVAGRLGGAEIARTEWYREGRVPLHTLRADIDYAHNEAMTPYGIIGIKTWIFKGEIMEHDPQARDRKAQELQDGPAPRGAGGGRR, encoded by the coding sequence ATGGGACATAAAGTCAATCCGGTTGGCATGCGCCTGCAGATCAACCGCACCTGGGACAGCCGCTGGTACGCCGACACCAAAGATTTTGGTGATCTGCTGCTGGAAGACATCAAGCTGCGCGATTTCATCAAGGATGAGTGCAAGCAGGCCGGCATCGCTCGCGTGATCATTGAACGCCCTCACAAGAAATGCCGTGTGACAATCCACACTGCACGTCCTGGCGTGATCATCGGCAAAAAAGGCGCTGACATCGAAGTGCTTCGCAAGAAGCTGGCCTCGATGACAGACTCGGAACTGCACCTCAACATCGTTGAAGTGCGCAAGCCCGAGCTGGACGCGCAGCTGGTTGGTGAGTCCATTGCTCAGCAGCTGGAACGTCGTGTATCCTTCCGTCGCGCGATGAAGCGTGCCGTACAGTCTGCCATGCGTATGGGCGCCCTGGGTATCCGGGTGAACGTTGCTGGCCGTCTGGGTGGCGCTGAAATCGCCCGTACCGAATGGTACCGCGAAGGTCGTGTGCCTCTGCACACTCTGCGCGCCGACATCGATTACGCTCACAACGAAGCCATGACACCTTACGGTATCATCGGGATCAAAACCTGGATCTTCAAAGGCGAGATCATGGAACACGATCCTCAGGCACGTGACCGTAAAGCACAGGAACTCCAGGACGGCCCTGCACCTCGTGGTGCTGGTGGCGGTCGTCGCTAA
- a CDS encoding TIGR02300 family protein yields the protein MPNEEWGVKRVCPTTGKRFYDLNKNPIVSPYTGEVVELSTGKSRMIEADAADAASAKAKENDADDTDVLEDDEDVDLDLGDDVLDDDDDDSDTVPLEEIADVASEDDDS from the coding sequence ATGCCCAACGAAGAATGGGGCGTAAAGCGCGTCTGCCCAACCACCGGCAAACGGTTTTATGACCTGAATAAAAACCCGATCGTCAGCCCCTACACGGGCGAAGTTGTCGAGCTGAGCACTGGCAAAAGCCGGATGATCGAAGCTGACGCCGCAGATGCTGCCAGCGCCAAGGCAAAAGAAAACGACGCGGATGATACAGACGTTCTGGAAGATGACGAAGATGTCGATCTGGATCTGGGCGATGATGTTCTGGACGATGATGACGATGATTCCGATACCGTGCCTCTCGAAGAGATCGCGGACGTCGCCTCAGAAGACGACGATTCCTAA
- the rplP gene encoding 50S ribosomal protein L16: protein MLQPKRTKFRKMHKGRIKGDAKGGSDLNFGTFGLKATTPERVTARQIEAARRAMTRHMKRQGRVWIRIFPDTPVTSKPVEVRMGKGKGSVDYWACKVKPGRVMFEIDGVNEEIAREALRLAAMKLPVKTRVVVREDW, encoded by the coding sequence ATGCTTCAACCAAAGCGTACCAAATTCCGTAAAATGCACAAAGGCCGGATCAAAGGCGACGCCAAAGGCGGCTCCGATCTGAACTTTGGCACTTTCGGCCTCAAGGCAACCACACCTGAGCGCGTCACCGCGCGTCAGATCGAAGCTGCCCGTCGTGCCATGACCCGTCACATGAAACGTCAGGGTCGTGTCTGGATCCGTATCTTCCCAGATACCCCAGTGACCTCCAAGCCCGTCGAAGTTCGTATGGGTAAGGGTAAAGGTTCCGTGGATTATTGGGCATGCAAGGTCAAACCTGGCCGTGTGATGTTCGAAATCGACGGCGTCAACGAAGAAATCGCCCGTGAGGCCCTGCGCCTGGCCGCGATGAAGCTTCCGGTGAAAACCCGCGTCGTGGTTCGCGAAGACTGGTAA
- the rplB gene encoding 50S ribosomal protein L2: MALKSYKPTTPGQRGLVLIDRSELWKGRPVKSLTEGLTKKGGRNNTGRITMRRKGGGAKRLYRIVDFKRNKFDIAATVERIEYDPNRTAFIALIKYEDGEQAYILAPQRLGVGDKVIASAKADIKPGNTMPFSGMPIGTIIHNIEMKPGKGGQIARAAGTYAQFVGRDGGYAQIRLSSGELRLVRQECLATVGAVSNPDNSNQNFGKAGRMRHKGIRPSVRGVVMNPIDHPHGGGEGRTSGGRHPVTPWGKPTKGKRTRNKNKASQKLIIRSRHAKKKGR; this comes from the coding sequence ATGGCACTTAAGTCGTATAAGCCGACGACGCCGGGCCAGCGTGGGCTGGTTCTGATCGACCGTTCGGAGCTTTGGAAAGGGCGTCCGGTTAAATCTCTCACTGAGGGTTTGACCAAAAAGGGCGGCCGGAACAACACCGGACGGATTACGATGCGCCGCAAAGGTGGCGGGGCAAAACGCCTCTATCGTATCGTCGATTTCAAACGTAACAAATTCGATATTGCGGCAACCGTTGAACGGATCGAGTATGACCCGAACCGGACCGCGTTTATCGCTCTGATCAAATACGAAGATGGTGAGCAGGCCTATATCCTGGCGCCTCAGCGTCTTGGCGTTGGTGACAAGGTCATTGCTTCAGCAAAGGCAGACATCAAGCCCGGCAACACAATGCCTTTCTCTGGCATGCCGATTGGTACCATCATTCACAACATCGAAATGAAGCCCGGCAAAGGCGGCCAGATCGCCCGTGCAGCCGGTACCTACGCTCAGTTCGTTGGTCGTGACGGTGGCTACGCTCAGATCCGCCTGTCCTCGGGCGAGCTGCGTCTGGTGCGTCAGGAATGCCTGGCCACAGTTGGTGCCGTGTCGAACCCCGACAACTCCAACCAGAACTTTGGTAAAGCGGGCCGCATGCGTCACAAGGGCATCCGCCCTTCGGTACGTGGTGTTGTCATGAACCCGATCGATCACCCACACGGTGGTGGTGAAGGTCGTACCTCTGGTGGTCGTCACCCGGTAACCCCATGGGGTAAGCCGACCAAAGGTAAGCGCACCCGTAACAAAAACAAAGCGTCGCAAAAGCTGATTATCCGCTCGCGTCACGCCAAGAAGAAGGGACGTTAA
- a CDS encoding AAA family ATPase, with protein sequence MSDKFFVVTGGPGAGKTSLITELARRGFHTVPESGRAIIRDEVQSGGDALPWADRQAFAQKMLERDLDAYSTAQALTGPVIFDRGLPDTLGYLTLCGLTVPPHVTATAKATRYNRRVFLAPFWDAIFQQDAERKQSRAEAEATCTVMRETYTALGYKITELPRIAIKPRADVLARQVVC encoded by the coding sequence ATGAGCGACAAGTTCTTTGTCGTGACGGGCGGGCCAGGTGCGGGCAAAACCAGCCTGATCACCGAGCTCGCCCGCCGCGGCTTTCACACAGTTCCCGAATCCGGCCGCGCGATCATTCGCGATGAGGTCCAGAGCGGCGGAGATGCCCTTCCCTGGGCGGATCGCCAGGCCTTTGCCCAGAAGATGCTAGAGCGCGATCTGGATGCCTATTCCACCGCACAGGCGCTCACAGGCCCGGTGATCTTTGACCGTGGCCTTCCCGACACCCTCGGCTACCTGACCCTCTGCGGCCTCACCGTGCCGCCTCACGTCACCGCAACAGCCAAGGCAACCCGGTACAACCGTCGCGTCTTCCTGGCGCCGTTCTGGGATGCCATTTTCCAACAAGATGCCGAGCGCAAGCAGTCCCGCGCCGAAGCTGAAGCAACCTGCACAGTCATGCGAGAGACCTACACCGCGCTCGGATACAAAATCACGGAGCTGCCGCGTATCGCCATAAAGCCGCGCGCTGACGTGCTAGCGAGGCAGGTGGTCTGCTGA
- the rpsS gene encoding 30S ribosomal protein S19, with protein MSRSVWKGPFVDSYVLKKAEAARESGRNDVIKIWSRRSTILPQFVGLTFGVYNGHKHIPVNVSEDMIGQKFGEYSPTRTYYGHAADKKAKRK; from the coding sequence ATGTCTCGCTCTGTATGGAAAGGTCCTTTTGTCGACAGCTACGTGCTTAAAAAAGCCGAAGCTGCGCGCGAGTCGGGCCGTAATGATGTCATCAAAATCTGGTCTCGTCGTTCCACCATTCTGCCCCAGTTCGTGGGTCTGACATTTGGTGTTTACAACGGCCACAAGCACATTCCCGTAAACGTCTCGGAAGACATGATTGGTCAGAAGTTTGGTGAGTATTCGCCAACGCGCACCTATTATGGTCACGCCGCTGACAAAAAAGCGAAGCGGAAATAA